The Actinomycetota bacterium genome includes a region encoding these proteins:
- a CDS encoding GNAT family N-acetyltransferase, whose protein sequence is MALRLSLFDSWTPDVVRPWERVLEADLRAGVFSTPSWLQAWWETLGSRELLLALVWDGDQPIAVFPACRCVDEEGLLSFLGGEDVTDEQVPAAVPGREAEALRFLTEWAFTDGGFTRLRFHSMMDDGRWLEIVREVAGGPGLSYAQEQVDVAPAISLPASFDEYLAGLSGHDRHELRRKRRRLSEAGAVTVRRAHEVGWESDLASFFEFHRQAPGAKAAFFTPERERFFRRLAADLFLFGLARLDVLELDGEVVACTFSYDFRGTLGLYNSSFRPDLAKLAPGMVLVGYLIEQSIDEGKHTFDFLRGDEAYKARFGPVPRPVYRVMMASVRQPAAPRA, encoded by the coding sequence ATGGCCCTCCGGCTGTCCCTTTTCGACTCCTGGACCCCCGACGTGGTCCGTCCCTGGGAGCGCGTCCTGGAGGCGGACCTGCGGGCAGGGGTCTTCAGCACCCCTTCGTGGCTTCAGGCCTGGTGGGAGACCCTGGGCTCCCGCGAACTGCTTTTAGCCCTGGTCTGGGACGGTGACCAGCCCATAGCGGTGTTCCCCGCCTGCCGCTGCGTCGACGAAGAAGGACTTCTCAGCTTCCTCGGGGGCGAGGACGTTACCGACGAGCAGGTGCCCGCGGCGGTCCCCGGCAGGGAGGCCGAGGCGCTTCGGTTCCTCACGGAGTGGGCGTTCACGGACGGCGGGTTCACTCGGCTGCGATTCCACTCGATGATGGACGACGGCCGGTGGCTGGAGATAGTCCGGGAGGTGGCCGGCGGACCGGGGCTTTCGTACGCCCAGGAGCAGGTGGACGTCGCCCCTGCCATATCGCTGCCGGCGAGCTTTGACGAGTACCTGGCGGGGTTATCGGGACACGACCGGCACGAGCTGCGGCGCAAGAGGCGGAGGCTGTCGGAGGCCGGCGCGGTGACGGTCCGCCGCGCGCACGAGGTGGGATGGGAGTCGGACCTCGCGTCCTTTTTCGAGTTTCACCGGCAGGCTCCGGGGGCCAAGGCCGCATTTTTCACTCCGGAGCGCGAGCGGTTCTTCCGGCGGCTGGCGGCGGACCTGTTTCTGTTCGGCCTGGCACGGCTGGACGTCCTGGAGCTGGACGGGGAGGTCGTGGCGTGCACCTTCTCCTACGACTTCCGCGGGACTCTGGGCCTGTACAACTCGTCGTTCAGGCCGGATCTGGCCAAGCTGGCGCCGGGGATGGTGCTGGTCGGGTACCTGATCGAGCAGTCTATAGACGAGGGTAAGCACACTTTCGATTTCCTGCGCGGCGACGAGGCATACAAGGCCAGGTTCGGCCCCGTCCCGCGGCCGGTGTACAGGGTGATGATGGCGTCGGTACGGCAGCCCGCGGCTCCGCGGGCGTAG
- a CDS encoding helix-turn-helix transcriptional regulator — MLRRGDDGALKPQVPDVGGYIRDQRRRARVSLRKLSELAGVSNPYLSQIERGLRQPSTKMLQQILQGMAQVMRVSADTLYDQIGLKQGDTDDSSVLPALLKDPNLTEGQRRALAQAYEQARTETAERRSRRRQKRPEAGGGADS, encoded by the coding sequence GTGTTGAGGAGAGGTGACGACGGCGCGCTCAAGCCGCAGGTTCCCGACGTCGGTGGATACATCCGCGACCAGCGCCGCCGGGCCCGTGTGTCGCTGCGGAAGCTGTCCGAGCTCGCAGGTGTCTCGAACCCGTACCTGAGCCAGATCGAGCGCGGACTGCGCCAGCCCAGCACGAAGATGCTCCAGCAGATCCTGCAAGGCATGGCGCAGGTGATGCGGGTCAGCGCCGACACCCTCTATGACCAGATCGGCCTCAAGCAGGGCGACACCGACGACTCCTCGGTGCTCCCGGCGCTCCTGAAGGACCCGAACCTCACCGAGGGGCAGCGCCGGGCTTTGGCGCAGGCGTACGAGCAGGCGCGAACGGAGACGGCGGAGCGCAGGTCGCGAAGACGGCAGAAGCGGCCGGAGGCCGGCGGGGGGGCAGACTCATGA
- a CDS encoding peptidoglycan DD-metalloendopeptidase family protein → MRVAALAAAILMILSGQPASAVTRKQLDDAKKRYQEVQEELNRLVGQHSQQEQKLAETRGAISSTEADIKKAQSETVQLNDQLKERVRTAYQMGSVGFFHFLLQAENFDEFSYRVVLLERQSSTDEELMLKLRRQRSTLSKKKAALRSQERARSQDVRALRDRGAEVNRLLARQEAVLSGLKAKEREEVARAAAASRVRSFTNASGGGGIIPGRVSRGGGGGGRSISLSACPAGGPRSFTNDWGAPRGGGRRRHKGNDIFASNGSPALAVVSGTISRTSSGGNGGLAIYLRGDDGNEYYYAHMSSFSASQGQRVGAGQRIAGVGNTGNARGGAAHIHFEIHPGGGGPINPYPSLIKVC, encoded by the coding sequence TTGCGCGTTGCAGCCCTTGCAGCGGCCATTCTGATGATCCTGTCCGGTCAGCCGGCTTCGGCGGTCACACGCAAGCAGCTGGACGACGCCAAAAAGCGCTACCAGGAGGTCCAGGAGGAGCTGAACCGGCTCGTCGGCCAGCACTCGCAGCAGGAGCAGAAGCTCGCTGAGACCAGAGGCGCGATCTCCAGCACTGAGGCCGACATCAAAAAGGCGCAGTCGGAGACCGTGCAGCTCAACGACCAGCTCAAGGAGCGCGTCCGGACGGCCTACCAGATGGGCTCTGTCGGGTTTTTCCACTTCCTTCTTCAGGCGGAGAACTTCGATGAGTTCAGCTACCGAGTGGTCCTGTTGGAGCGGCAGTCGTCCACCGACGAGGAGCTGATGCTCAAGCTTCGCCGTCAGAGGTCGACATTGAGCAAGAAGAAGGCCGCGCTGAGGTCCCAGGAGCGGGCGAGGTCGCAGGACGTGAGGGCTCTTCGCGACCGGGGAGCGGAGGTGAACCGGCTTCTCGCCCGCCAGGAGGCCGTTCTCAGCGGCCTGAAGGCGAAGGAGCGCGAAGAGGTGGCCAGAGCGGCAGCGGCGTCGCGGGTCCGATCCTTCACCAACGCTTCGGGCGGTGGGGGCATCATCCCCGGCAGGGTCTCGCGGGGCGGGGGTGGGGGTGGCCGGTCCATAAGCCTGTCCGCCTGCCCAGCGGGCGGACCACGGTCGTTCACCAACGATTGGGGGGCGCCGCGCGGGGGTGGCCGGCGACGGCACAAGGGCAACGACATCTTCGCGTCCAACGGCTCGCCGGCCTTGGCCGTCGTTTCGGGAACCATCTCCAGGACGAGCTCCGGAGGCAACGGCGGCCTCGCGATTTATCTGAGGGGCGACGACGGAAACGAGTACTACTACGCGCACATGAGCTCGTTCTCGGCCAGCCAGGGCCAGCGCGTGGGGGCCGGCCAGCGAATCGCCGGCGTCGGGAACACGGGCAACGCGCGAGGGGGCGCCGCGCACATCCACTTTGAGATCCACCCGGGAGGCGGCGGCCCGATCAACCCCTACCCCAGCCTCATAAAGGTGTGTTGA
- a CDS encoding prenyltransferase — MASTDVAARQRGLLQRWAFVMRTCNPPPGRVDFVSRWLVLFRACVFPMTATSAAIAGLLALWRDPGRFDAGLFALATAGLLLAHCANNLMNDLFDLQTAVDTQNYPRALYAPHPVLSGMITTAGLWRATAAVNVASLAVLVVLTMARGWPVLAFALGGFFISAGYTAPPVRLKKRGLGEPGVLVVWGPLMVGGTYFATTGRLPWQVVAASVPYALLCTAVLMGKHIDKLDWDREREIGTLPALMGAPAARGLTRGLMAGFYLAIPILIALRALPLPTLLSLLALPKLVGVWRMYANPRPEEPPRGYPVWPLWYAPGAFVHTRRAGAVFVVALAAGALLMPL, encoded by the coding sequence ATGGCGAGTACGGACGTCGCCGCGCGGCAGCGCGGTCTGCTTCAGCGGTGGGCCTTTGTTATGCGCACCTGCAACCCCCCGCCCGGACGTGTCGATTTCGTATCGCGGTGGCTCGTGCTCTTCAGGGCGTGCGTGTTTCCGATGACGGCAACCTCCGCCGCGATAGCCGGTCTGCTGGCGTTGTGGCGCGACCCCGGACGGTTTGACGCAGGGTTGTTCGCCCTGGCGACGGCCGGACTCCTTCTGGCGCACTGCGCGAACAACCTGATGAACGACCTCTTCGACCTCCAGACGGCCGTGGACACACAGAACTATCCCCGCGCCCTCTACGCGCCGCATCCCGTGCTGTCGGGAATGATCACCACCGCGGGCCTGTGGCGCGCGACCGCGGCGGTCAACGTCGCGTCTTTGGCGGTCCTGGTCGTGCTGACCATGGCGCGAGGGTGGCCGGTCCTGGCGTTCGCCCTGGGCGGGTTCTTCATCAGCGCCGGCTACACCGCGCCGCCGGTGCGCCTCAAGAAGCGGGGGCTGGGGGAGCCGGGCGTCCTGGTCGTGTGGGGGCCCCTCATGGTGGGAGGCACCTACTTCGCAACCACCGGACGGCTTCCGTGGCAGGTCGTGGCCGCCTCCGTTCCGTACGCCCTGCTGTGCACAGCCGTGCTGATGGGAAAGCACATCGACAAGCTGGACTGGGACCGGGAGCGGGAGATCGGGACGCTGCCGGCGCTCATGGGGGCTCCGGCGGCCAGGGGGCTCACCCGCGGGCTCATGGCCGGTTTCTACCTGGCGATCCCCATTCTGATCGCCCTCCGCGCGCTGCCCCTGCCGACCCTGTTGTCGCTGCTGGCTCTGCCGAAGCTGGTCGGCGTCTGGCGGATGTACGCCAACCCACGTCCGGAGGAGCCGCCCCGGGGCTATCCCGTGTGGCCGCTGTGGTACGCGCCCGGCGCTTTCGTCCACACGCGCCGGGCCGGAGCGGTCTTCGTGGTGGCTCTCGCCGCGGGGGCGCTGCTCATGCCGCTTTGA
- a CDS encoding MFS transporter, translating to MSRAETVRSAAERPLLFTVAVSAMLAPLNSTMIAVALPGITRDLGADSRSGGLLVTSYLIAMACLQPVAGKMGDRLGRRPMILGGLAWFAVASVGAAVSGSFPMLFAFRLQQGIAGALTFPNGSALIREVVPVQRRASRIGIVGSAIGFAAGTGPPLGGLLVSIGGWRAIFLVNLLLVAPAMMIGFGSLPRVVRTTRTHPSKPFDLVGSLALSGLLVTAAGALSFWRSLGPAFVLVVVAGIGAGFMLFLRRELSHPDPILQPRFFARPAFAGANAAVALTNLSMYTTLLVVPQVLEARGGWTPLGIGLVLTALAGSLVVVAPVGGRLADRLGRRTPVIGGVSLFTCGLLPLALYSGEVPGAVFVMTLAIAGVGLGLSSAGMQTAALEAVPARHAGVASGTYSTSRYLGSIVGSSLLAGLAGGPGGYRPVFVMIVAAAAAAVLASAVLPRGAGAGEQDAAGAMGPEFTVLPRDTAGP from the coding sequence GTGTCTCGGGCTGAGACCGTTCGATCGGCGGCCGAGCGGCCGCTGCTGTTCACGGTTGCCGTCTCGGCCATGCTCGCGCCGCTCAACTCCACGATGATCGCCGTGGCGCTGCCCGGGATCACCCGCGACCTGGGGGCCGACTCACGCAGTGGCGGGCTGCTCGTCACCTCGTACCTCATCGCCATGGCCTGCCTGCAACCGGTCGCGGGCAAGATGGGCGACCGCCTGGGCCGCCGTCCCATGATCCTCGGGGGCCTGGCCTGGTTCGCTGTGGCCTCGGTCGGGGCGGCCGTTTCCGGCAGCTTCCCCATGCTGTTCGCATTCCGGTTGCAGCAGGGCATCGCCGGTGCCCTCACCTTCCCCAACGGCTCTGCGCTGATCCGGGAGGTCGTCCCGGTCCAGCGGCGGGCATCGCGTATCGGCATCGTGGGGTCGGCGATCGGCTTCGCCGCCGGCACAGGGCCTCCCCTGGGAGGCCTGCTCGTGTCCATCGGCGGATGGCGGGCGATCTTCCTTGTGAACCTGCTGCTGGTGGCTCCCGCGATGATGATCGGGTTCGGAAGCCTGCCGCGGGTTGTCCGGACCACCCGCACGCATCCGTCGAAGCCGTTCGACCTGGTGGGATCCCTTGCCCTGTCAGGACTGCTGGTCACAGCCGCCGGTGCGCTGTCGTTCTGGCGGTCACTGGGACCCGCCTTTGTGCTGGTGGTCGTAGCCGGGATCGGCGCCGGATTCATGCTGTTCCTGCGGCGCGAGCTGTCGCATCCAGACCCGATCCTGCAGCCGAGGTTTTTCGCGAGGCCCGCGTTCGCGGGCGCCAACGCGGCCGTCGCGCTGACCAATCTGTCGATGTACACCACCCTGTTGGTGGTTCCCCAGGTCCTGGAGGCGCGGGGGGGCTGGACTCCCCTGGGGATCGGACTGGTCCTGACGGCGCTCGCCGGGAGCCTCGTCGTCGTGGCGCCGGTTGGAGGGAGGCTCGCGGACCGGCTTGGCCGCCGAACTCCCGTGATCGGGGGAGTGTCGCTTTTCACCTGCGGACTTCTGCCGTTGGCACTGTACTCCGGTGAAGTTCCCGGCGCAGTCTTCGTGATGACGCTCGCGATCGCGGGGGTCGGCCTCGGCCTATCGTCGGCGGGCATGCAGACCGCGGCGCTGGAGGCCGTGCCGGCCCGCCACGCTGGTGTGGCGTCGGGGACCTATTCGACCAGCCGCTACCTCGGCAGCATCGTGGGGTCCAGCCTGCTCGCCGGACTGGCCGGGGGGCCGGGTGGCTATAGGCCCGTCTTCGTCATGATCGTCGCCGCGGCCGCGGCGGCCGTCCTGGCTTCCGCTGTCCTGCCGCGAGGGGCGGGAGCTGGGGAGCAGGACGCCGCGGGGGCGATGGGGCCGGAGTTCACCGTCCTGCCGCGTGACACTGCGGGGCCCTAG
- a CDS encoding PEP-utilizing enzyme has translation MRAEGGSAAQEAERGAQVASPPEPIIPPPGFEVVWEDPGDEKLFWTMDRMHSPDPVSPLAHTCLGPTFTPGLETANAFYGLPTSRRRSLRINTYVYGWAAPPSLPPADMEAAFVAAKQRLDAVKTRLWEFWEQEVLSEVKELLDRFDAFDLRGSSNDELLRHLDDAVAWMTRLWELHFRTVYPAYVAVAELEEFYSDLFGTDDAFGAHRMVQGLGNMTVETGRALWRLSREAMGSPEVLDAIAEGSSEDVLGRLGETEAGARFASLLDEYVQEFGQRGDKFEIDAVYWTEDPAPVIQGLRNYVALPGECDPSAELERLSRDRERAIEQTRSRLRTYPAAVREQFEESLKAAHAGVVITEDHNFWIDCRGTWRLRRLLLEFGRRLAERGLIDGPRDVFLLERDEMTAAVGRLPEGEDLRGLVRTRLEEMNRYARIRPPSALGTPETQPRSRDNFMARTFGRFFGADVEQGDDGAVRGHPGSPGTAKGTARVINSIEEAGRLKPGDVLVATTTAAPWTPLFATVSAVVTDTGGALSHCAVVAREYGIPAVVGTGTATTVIRDGQIVEVDGDAGVVRVSG, from the coding sequence TTGAGGGCTGAGGGAGGCTCGGCGGCGCAGGAGGCGGAGCGGGGGGCGCAAGTCGCGTCGCCTCCCGAGCCGATCATCCCGCCGCCGGGGTTTGAGGTTGTCTGGGAGGACCCCGGCGACGAAAAGCTGTTCTGGACGATGGACCGGATGCACAGCCCGGATCCGGTTTCACCGCTTGCCCACACCTGTCTCGGCCCGACCTTTACCCCCGGGCTCGAGACCGCTAACGCCTTCTACGGGCTGCCCACATCGCGGCGGCGGTCGCTTCGGATCAACACCTACGTCTACGGGTGGGCCGCACCGCCTTCGCTGCCTCCAGCCGACATGGAGGCAGCCTTTGTCGCCGCCAAGCAGCGGCTGGACGCCGTAAAGACCAGGTTGTGGGAGTTCTGGGAGCAGGAGGTGCTCTCCGAGGTGAAGGAGCTGCTGGACAGGTTCGACGCCTTCGACCTGCGCGGCTCCTCCAACGACGAGCTGCTGCGTCATCTCGACGACGCAGTGGCGTGGATGACCCGGCTCTGGGAGCTGCACTTCCGGACCGTGTACCCGGCCTACGTCGCGGTGGCCGAACTGGAGGAGTTTTACTCCGATCTGTTCGGGACCGACGACGCCTTTGGCGCCCACAGGATGGTCCAGGGGCTGGGGAACATGACCGTCGAGACCGGCCGCGCCTTGTGGCGGCTCAGCCGCGAGGCGATGGGGTCGCCCGAGGTGCTGGACGCGATAGCGGAAGGGTCGTCCGAAGACGTCCTCGGCAGGCTCGGGGAAACGGAAGCCGGCGCGCGCTTCGCCTCGCTGCTGGACGAGTACGTGCAGGAGTTCGGCCAGCGCGGGGACAAGTTCGAAATCGATGCCGTCTACTGGACCGAGGACCCCGCCCCCGTGATCCAGGGCCTCAGGAACTACGTCGCTCTGCCCGGCGAGTGCGACCCCTCGGCCGAGCTCGAGCGCCTGTCGCGCGACAGGGAGCGCGCGATAGAGCAGACACGGTCCCGGCTGCGCACCTATCCCGCTGCCGTCCGGGAGCAGTTCGAGGAGTCGCTGAAGGCGGCGCACGCGGGGGTCGTGATCACCGAGGACCACAACTTCTGGATCGACTGCCGAGGGACCTGGCGGTTGCGCCGCCTGCTGCTGGAGTTTGGACGCCGGCTGGCCGAGCGCGGCCTCATCGACGGACCGAGGGACGTGTTCCTGCTCGAGCGCGACGAGATGACGGCCGCCGTCGGCCGCCTGCCGGAAGGCGAGGACCTTCGGGGGCTCGTGCGGACCCGGCTGGAGGAGATGAATCGCTACGCGCGCATCAGGCCCCCGAGCGCGCTGGGGACCCCGGAGACGCAACCCCGCTCCCGGGACAACTTCATGGCCCGGACGTTCGGGCGGTTCTTCGGCGCGGACGTGGAGCAGGGCGACGACGGCGCCGTCAGAGGCCATCCCGGTTCCCCCGGCACGGCCAAGGGCACCGCCCGCGTCATCAACTCGATCGAGGAGGCGGGCCGGCTGAAGCCCGGGGACGTCCTTGTGGCCACGACGACGGCTGCGCCGTGGACCCCTTTGTTCGCCACAGTTTCGGCGGTTGTGACGGACACCGGCGGAGCCCTCAGCCATTGCGCGGTGGTCGCCAGGGAGTACGGGATCCCGGCCGTCGTCGGAACCGGCACCGCCACCACCGTGATCCGCGACGGCCAGATCGTCGAGGTCGACGGCGACGCCGGCGTGGTGCGTGTCTCGGGCTGA
- a CDS encoding PEP/pyruvate-binding domain-containing protein, producing MADNLIVGLTDPAARDRLLVGGKAANLSLLASEFRVPPGFCVTEAAHRAWVEGLEGDVRRQVAQAYGSLGSKLGAGDPAVAVRSSATDEDGSESSFAGQYETFLNVVGAEAVQKAVVGCWESARSPRAVEYRRSRGLSGHSGVAVLVQALVSSDVSGIVFSVNPVTADRSEVVVNASWGMGESVVGGTVTPDSWVVRRSDVSVVRNDCADKKVMTIRDDAGTREVAVPRLLRTRPCLNEAQVLEAARLAIDLEARMGWPVDLECSWSDGSLNLLQCRPVTTVATKRGNLEG from the coding sequence ATGGCGGACAATCTGATCGTCGGTCTGACGGATCCGGCTGCGCGCGACCGGCTGCTCGTGGGCGGAAAGGCTGCCAACCTGAGCCTCCTCGCTTCGGAATTCCGTGTGCCCCCCGGCTTCTGCGTCACCGAAGCGGCACACCGCGCCTGGGTTGAAGGGCTGGAGGGAGATGTCCGGCGACAGGTGGCCCAGGCCTACGGGAGCCTCGGCTCCAAGCTCGGAGCCGGAGATCCCGCGGTCGCGGTCCGGTCTTCTGCCACCGACGAGGACGGCAGCGAGTCCTCGTTCGCGGGGCAGTACGAGACATTCCTGAACGTGGTGGGGGCCGAGGCCGTGCAGAAGGCGGTCGTGGGCTGCTGGGAGAGCGCGCGCAGCCCGCGGGCCGTCGAGTACCGCCGGTCCCGGGGCCTTTCCGGCCACAGCGGAGTGGCGGTCCTCGTTCAGGCTCTCGTGTCCAGCGACGTGTCCGGGATCGTCTTCAGCGTCAACCCGGTGACCGCCGACCGCTCCGAAGTCGTCGTCAACGCGTCCTGGGGGATGGGCGAGAGCGTGGTGGGGGGGACCGTGACGCCCGATTCGTGGGTAGTCCGCCGCAGCGACGTCAGCGTCGTTCGCAACGACTGTGCGGACAAGAAGGTCATGACCATCCGCGACGACGCCGGCACACGCGAGGTCGCCGTTCCGCGCCTGCTCAGGACGCGCCCCTGCCTCAACGAAGCGCAGGTGCTCGAGGCGGCCCGGCTGGCGATCGATCTGGAGGCACGCATGGGGTGGCCCGTGGACCTGGAGTGCAGCTGGAGCGATGGGAGCCTGAACCTGCTGCAGTGCCGGCCGGTGACCACCGTGGCCACGAAAAGGGGGAACCTTGAGGGCTGA
- a CDS encoding PLDc N-terminal domain-containing protein, with translation MVYARGLGFALFLLLQIYCVFDVIRSDNTLIRELPKIVWLLLVVLLGPIGCVAWLLLGRPERAAFMSGGPALESGPPARQVAPDDSPEFLRKLDEQVKELRRREEDVKRREEELRRREEEEGRG, from the coding sequence ATGGTCTACGCCCGGGGACTTGGCTTCGCTCTGTTCTTACTGCTGCAGATCTACTGCGTCTTCGACGTGATCCGATCCGACAACACCCTGATCAGGGAGCTCCCGAAGATCGTCTGGCTTCTGCTCGTAGTATTGCTCGGTCCCATCGGGTGCGTGGCCTGGCTCTTGCTGGGGCGCCCTGAGCGGGCTGCCTTTATGTCCGGCGGCCCGGCGCTGGAATCAGGACCTCCTGCTCGCCAGGTCGCGCCGGACGACTCGCCCGAGTTCCTGCGCAAGCTCGACGAACAGGTCAAGGAGCTGCGCCGCCGGGAGGAGGACGTCAAGCGGCGGGAGGAAGAGCTTCGGAGGCGGGAGGAAGAGGAGGGCCGGGGCTGA